The following are encoded together in the Anguilla rostrata isolate EN2019 chromosome 19, ASM1855537v3, whole genome shotgun sequence genome:
- the LOC135245720 gene encoding NLR family CARD domain-containing protein 3-like isoform X2 encodes MSSSEETETDDGTHGPARKRVKIDRAGSPAPSCLSMKSSMRHPINFRGEFPGDQRVKIDWAGSPAPSLLSMKSDHSMRYPINFRGEFTGDQRIHYSLELSNSDEMSSEILFSTKQLTSSLVKQKDLTDSLERDEQHNTSIERAQKLLKTALKKKFEHIFEGLAKQGNPTLLNEIYTELYITEGGSGGINDEHEVRQIETASKRHTTQETAILCNDIFKPLPGQERPIRTVLTKGIAGIGKTVSVQKFILDWAEGKANQDIDFIFTLPFRDLNLKKERDFSLMKLLQHYFPQLKEIKSFEDEVKVVFIFDGLDECRLPLDFQSNKICCDITESSSVDVLLTNLILGNLLPSALLWITSRPAAANQVPPECVHQVTEVRGFNDPQKEEYFRKRIRDKKKASRIISHVKSSRSLHIMCHIPVFCWISATVLETMLGKVGNRKMPKTLTEMYTHFLLIQTNVKNEKYHDTHVTNPEISESDTEILLKLGQLAFLQLERGNLIFYEEDLRESGIDVSEASVYSGVCTEIFKEECGLDQEKVYCFVHLSIQEYLAALFVFHSCVNENRNVLGAVESTPCRYRVQLSEVHRTAVDQALESKNGHLDLFLRFLLGLSLDSIQTLLGTLLMQTGGRSPVPDPQTQTGSRSSVPDPQTGSRSPVPDSQTESSSKSIPKTVRYIKERISDGSSTERTINLFHCLNELNRNSLVKEIKKFQRSGKLSNEKLEPHQCSALAFMLLMTEEVLDEFDLKTYISSTGYQRLLPVIRNCRKAILNSCDLTEKSCEIVASALQSSNSPLRDLDLSNNNLGDSGVELLCAGLMSPNCKLQRLDLSYNNLGDSGVELLCAGLMSPNCKLQTLGLNSCGLTEKSCEIVASALQSSNSPLRDLDLSYNSLGDSGVKLLCAGLMSPNCKLQRLG; translated from the exons atgagttcctcagagGAGACCGAGACTGACGATGGAACCCACGGCCCTGcgagaaagag ggtcaaGATAGATAGGGCTGGGTCCCCTgcacccagctgtctgtctatgaagagttcAATGCGTCATCCaatcaacttcagaggagagttcccaggtgatcaaag ggtcaaGATAGATTGGGCTGGGTCCCCTGCACCCAGCCTtttgtctatgaagagtgaccatTCAATGCGTTATCCAAttaacttcagaggagagttcacaggtgatcaaag GATTCACTACTCACTGGAGTTAAGTAATTCAGATGAGATGAGTTCAGAGATACTGTTTTCCACAAAACAG CTGACCAGCAGCCTTgtgaagcagaaggatctcactgactcactggagagagatgagcagcaca ATACATCCATAGAAAGAGCTCAGAAGCTGCTGAAAACTGCTCTGAAGAAGAAGTTTGAACacatatttgaaggtttagcaaagcagggcaacccaaccctcctcaatgagatctatacagagctctacatcacagaggggggaagtggggggatCAATGATGAACATgaggtcagacagattgagacagcatccaagagacacaccacacaggagactgcaatcctctgcaatgacatctttaagcctttacctggacaagagagacccatcagaactgtgcttacaaagggcatcgctggcattgggaaaactgtCTCTGTGCAAAAGTTCATTCTagactgggcagaaggaaaagccaatcaggacattgatttcatcttcactcttcctttccgagatctgaatctgaaaaaggagagagatttTAGTCTCATGAaacttctgcagcactactttccgcaactgaaagagatcaaaagttTTGAAGATGAAGTCAAAGTTGTGTtcatctttgatggtctggatgagtgtcgacttcctctagatttccaaagcaataagatctgctgtgatataacagagtcatcatcagtggatgtgctgctgaccaacctcattctggggaatctgcttccctctgctctcctctggatcacctcccgaccagcagcagccaatcaggtccctcctgagtgcgtccaccaggtgacagaggtacgagggttcaatgacccacagaaggaggaaTACTTTAGGAAGAGAATCAGGGATAAGAAAAaggccagcagaattatctcacacgTAAAGTCATCTAGGAGTCTgcacatcatgtgtcacataccagtcttctgctggatttctgccactgttctggagacaatgttgggtaAAGTAGGCAATAGAAAAatgcccaaaactctgactgaaatgtacacacacttcctgctcattcaaACTAATGTGAAGAATGAGAAGTATCATGACACCCATGTGACAAACCCAGAAATCTCAGAGTCAGATACAGAAATCCTCCTtaaactggggcagctggcttttctacagctggaaaggggcaatctgatattctatgaagaggacctgagagagagtggcattgatgtcagtgaagcttcagtgtactctggggtgtgcacagaaatctttaaagaggagtgtgggttggatcaggagaaggtctactgctttgtgcatctgagcattcaggagtatctggctgccttgtttgtgtttcattcatgtgtaaatgagaacagaaatgtactcggAGCAGTAGAGTCAACACCTTGCAGAtacagagtgcagctgtctgaggtacacaggactgcagtggatcaggccttagagagtaagaatggacacctggaccttttcctcagATTCCTTCtaggcctctctctggactccatTCAGACTCTCTTAGGAACACTGCTGATGCAAACAGGAGGCAGATCACCTGTACCAGAccctcagacacagacaggaagcagatcatcTGTACCCGacccacagacaggaagcagatcaccagtgccagactcacagacagagagcagttcAAAGAGCATTCCGAAAACAGTCCGGTACATTAAGGAGAGGATCAGTGATGGATCTTCAACAGAAAggaccatcaatctgttccactgtctcaatgaactgaatagAAACAGTCTAGTGAAGGAAATAAAGAAGTTCCAGAGATCAGGAAAACTCTCTAATGAAAAGCTGGAACCACACCaatgttcagctctggcctttatGTTACTGATGACAGAGGAggtcctggatgagtttgacttgaagacctacaTATCATCAACAGGTTATCAGAGACTGCTACCAGTaatcaggaactgcaggaaggccat actgaacagctgtgacctcacagagaagtcctgtgaaattgtggcctctgctcttcagtcatcaaactcacccctgagagatctggacctcagcaacaataacctgggagattcaggagtggagctgctctgtgctggactgatgagtccaaactgtaaactacagagactggacctcagctacaataacctgggagattcaggagtggagctgctctgtgctggactgatgagtccaaactgtaaactacagacactcgg
- the LOC135245720 gene encoding NLR family CARD domain-containing protein 3-like isoform X4: protein MSSSEETETDDGTHGPARKRVKIDRAGSPAPSCLSMKSSMRHPINFRGEFPGDQRIHYSLELSNSDEMSSEILFSTKQLTSSLVKQKDLTDSLERDEQHNTSIERAQKLLKTALKKKFEHIFEGLAKQGNPTLLNEIYTELYITEGGSGGINDEHEVRQIETASKRHTTQETAILCNDIFKPLPGQERPIRTVLTKGIAGIGKTVSVQKFILDWAEGKANQDIDFIFTLPFRDLNLKKERDFSLMKLLQHYFPQLKEIKSFEDEVKVVFIFDGLDECRLPLDFQSNKICCDITESSSVDVLLTNLILGNLLPSALLWITSRPAAANQVPPECVHQVTEVRGFNDPQKEEYFRKRIRDKKKASRIISHVKSSRSLHIMCHIPVFCWISATVLETMLGKVGNRKMPKTLTEMYTHFLLIQTNVKNEKYHDTHVTNPEISESDTEILLKLGQLAFLQLERGNLIFYEEDLRESGIDVSEASVYSGVCTEIFKEECGLDQEKVYCFVHLSIQEYLAALFVFHSCVNENRNVLGAVESTPCRYRVQLSEVHRTAVDQALESKNGHLDLFLRFLLGLSLDSIQTLLGTLLMQTGGRSPVPDPQTQTGSRSSVPDPQTGSRSPVPDSQTESSSKSIPKTVRYIKERISDGSSTERTINLFHCLNELNRNSLVKEIKKFQRSGKLSNEKLEPHQCSALAFMLLMTEEVLDEFDLKTYISSTGYQRLLPVIRNCRKAILNSCDLTEKSCEIVASALQSSNSPLRDLDLSNNNLGDSGVELLCAGLMSPNCKLQRLDLSYNNLGDSGVELLCAGLMSPNCKLQTLGLNSCGLTEKSCEIVASALQSSNSPLRDLDLSYNSLGDSGVKLLCAGLMSPNCKLQRLG, encoded by the exons atgagttcctcagagGAGACCGAGACTGACGATGGAACCCACGGCCCTGcgagaaagag ggtcaaGATAGATAGGGCTGGGTCCCCTgcacccagctgtctgtctatgaagagttcAATGCGTCATCCaatcaacttcagaggagagttcccaggtgatcaaag GATTCACTACTCACTGGAGTTAAGTAATTCAGATGAGATGAGTTCAGAGATACTGTTTTCCACAAAACAG CTGACCAGCAGCCTTgtgaagcagaaggatctcactgactcactggagagagatgagcagcaca ATACATCCATAGAAAGAGCTCAGAAGCTGCTGAAAACTGCTCTGAAGAAGAAGTTTGAACacatatttgaaggtttagcaaagcagggcaacccaaccctcctcaatgagatctatacagagctctacatcacagaggggggaagtggggggatCAATGATGAACATgaggtcagacagattgagacagcatccaagagacacaccacacaggagactgcaatcctctgcaatgacatctttaagcctttacctggacaagagagacccatcagaactgtgcttacaaagggcatcgctggcattgggaaaactgtCTCTGTGCAAAAGTTCATTCTagactgggcagaaggaaaagccaatcaggacattgatttcatcttcactcttcctttccgagatctgaatctgaaaaaggagagagatttTAGTCTCATGAaacttctgcagcactactttccgcaactgaaagagatcaaaagttTTGAAGATGAAGTCAAAGTTGTGTtcatctttgatggtctggatgagtgtcgacttcctctagatttccaaagcaataagatctgctgtgatataacagagtcatcatcagtggatgtgctgctgaccaacctcattctggggaatctgcttccctctgctctcctctggatcacctcccgaccagcagcagccaatcaggtccctcctgagtgcgtccaccaggtgacagaggtacgagggttcaatgacccacagaaggaggaaTACTTTAGGAAGAGAATCAGGGATAAGAAAAaggccagcagaattatctcacacgTAAAGTCATCTAGGAGTCTgcacatcatgtgtcacataccagtcttctgctggatttctgccactgttctggagacaatgttgggtaAAGTAGGCAATAGAAAAatgcccaaaactctgactgaaatgtacacacacttcctgctcattcaaACTAATGTGAAGAATGAGAAGTATCATGACACCCATGTGACAAACCCAGAAATCTCAGAGTCAGATACAGAAATCCTCCTtaaactggggcagctggcttttctacagctggaaaggggcaatctgatattctatgaagaggacctgagagagagtggcattgatgtcagtgaagcttcagtgtactctggggtgtgcacagaaatctttaaagaggagtgtgggttggatcaggagaaggtctactgctttgtgcatctgagcattcaggagtatctggctgccttgtttgtgtttcattcatgtgtaaatgagaacagaaatgtactcggAGCAGTAGAGTCAACACCTTGCAGAtacagagtgcagctgtctgaggtacacaggactgcagtggatcaggccttagagagtaagaatggacacctggaccttttcctcagATTCCTTCtaggcctctctctggactccatTCAGACTCTCTTAGGAACACTGCTGATGCAAACAGGAGGCAGATCACCTGTACCAGAccctcagacacagacaggaagcagatcatcTGTACCCGacccacagacaggaagcagatcaccagtgccagactcacagacagagagcagttcAAAGAGCATTCCGAAAACAGTCCGGTACATTAAGGAGAGGATCAGTGATGGATCTTCAACAGAAAggaccatcaatctgttccactgtctcaatgaactgaatagAAACAGTCTAGTGAAGGAAATAAAGAAGTTCCAGAGATCAGGAAAACTCTCTAATGAAAAGCTGGAACCACACCaatgttcagctctggcctttatGTTACTGATGACAGAGGAggtcctggatgagtttgacttgaagacctacaTATCATCAACAGGTTATCAGAGACTGCTACCAGTaatcaggaactgcaggaaggccat actgaacagctgtgacctcacagagaagtcctgtgaaattgtggcctctgctcttcagtcatcaaactcacccctgagagatctggacctcagcaacaataacctgggagattcaggagtggagctgctctgtgctggactgatgagtccaaactgtaaactacagagactggacctcagctacaataacctgggagattcaggagtggagctgctctgtgctggactgatgagtccaaactgtaaactacagacactcgg